In Thunnus thynnus chromosome 4, fThuThy2.1, whole genome shotgun sequence, a genomic segment contains:
- the cd8a gene encoding T-cell surface glycoprotein CD8 alpha chain: protein MISYSRLRQTARRRVQQLIVVCKIKMDQKWIRVLVVLVFYQKMSSTADDVRTIQEREPADIKCNPNAGQSIVIWYRMLDTSGMEFIGSFTNGIKKTEPSSSFTYSKIGSNIITLKSFNKIKDSGTYTCAAFKNNKLIFGQVTRLQGEKTEVATKAPPTTTKQLTTTTPCACNGKNEKVVETSLSEICTPIILGPLAGSCGLLLLLLIIISVYCNRIRTRRCPHHYKRKPRTVAPEKQMMTNRHV from the exons ATGATCTCCTATAGCAGGCTCCGACAAACAGCACGAAGACGTGTTCAGCAGCTTATTGTCGTGTGCAAGATTAAAATGGACCAAAAGTGGATTCGTGTTCTGGTGGTTCTGGTGTTTTATCAAA AAATGAGCTCAacagctgatgatgtcagaaCAATACAAGAAAGGGAACCGGCTGACATTAAGTGTAATCCTAACGCGGGACAGAGCATCGTCATCTGGTATCGGATGCTGGACACATCTGGCATGGAATTCATTGGATCTTTCACCAATGGCATAAAGAAGACAGAGCCCTCTTCCAGCTTCACTTACTCAAAGATTGGCTCGAATATCATAACGCTGAAGTCATTCAACAAAATTAAAGACAGCGGCACTTACACCTGTGCGgcctttaaaaataacaaattgaTATTTGGCCAAGTAACCCGACTGCAGGGAG AAAAAACAGAAGTCGCGACCAAAGCACCGCCGACCACCACCAAACAACTCACGACCACCACACCGTGTGCTTGTAACGGTAAAAATGAGAAAg TAGTGGAAACCAGTCTTTCCGAGATATGTACTCCAATCATATTGGGCCCACTAGCTGGCAGCTGTggccttcttcttctgctcctcatcatcatcagcgtGTACTGCAATC GAATAAGGACACGGAGATGCCCACACCATTACAAAAGaaa GCCTCGGACGGTGGCtcctgaaaaacaaatgatgacCAACAGACATGTTTAA